The following proteins are co-located in the Physeter macrocephalus isolate SW-GA unplaced genomic scaffold, ASM283717v5 random_58, whole genome shotgun sequence genome:
- the CUNH19orf47 gene encoding uncharacterized protein C19orf47 homolog isoform X1 → MSVVVFIILLGSRGESLTSGDFGKASQSRWQPSRVMESLPGGQEEQAFQAQAAGSRVKARETMVSVTMATSEWIQFFKEAGIPPGPAVNYAVMFVDNRIQKSMLLDLNKEIMNELGVTVVGDIIAILKHAKVVHRQDMCKAATESVPCSPSPLPGEIRRGACSAASRMITNSLNRDSPPGTPPRRPDTSTSKISVTVSNKMAAKSAKAAAALARREEESLTGPTKRRRVTAEMEGKYIINMPKGTTPRTRKILEQQQAAKGLHRTSVFDRLGAETKADTTTGNKPTGVFSRLGATPEMDEDLAWDSDNDSSSSVLQYAGVLKKLGRAPAKASPQPAPTVKAKATSSAATAAAPTLRRLAFSSRPGLERKPESLSKVSIIQRLGKAALVPEAQDSQVTSTKSKSSAEVKVTIKRTLVGPRGSSSSEGLGAQMDHAGTVSVFKRLGRRTF, encoded by the exons ATGTCCGTGGTCGTGTTCATCATCCTACTCGGGAGTAGAGGAGAGAGCCTCACATCTGGGGACTTTGGGAAGGCTTCACAAAGCAGGTGGCAGCCAAGCAGAGTGATGGAGAGCTTGCCAGGAGGACAGGAGGAGCAAGCATTCCAGGCACAG GCTGCAGGGAGCAGAGTGAAGGCGAGGGAGACAATGGTCTCTGTAACTATGG ccactTCCGAGTGGATCCAGTTCTTTAAGGAGGCCGGCATTCCTCCGGGACCTGCTGTCAATTACGCAGTGATGTTTGTGGATAATAG GATCCAGAAGAGCATGCTGCTGGATCTCAACAAGGAAATCATGAATGAGCTGGGCGTGACTGTGGTGGGCGACATCATTGCCATCCTCAAGCATGCCAAGGTGGTGCACCGCCAG GACATGTGCAAAGCTGCCACCGAGTCGGTgccctgcagccccagccccCTTCCAGGCGAGATTCGCCGAGGCGCCTGTAGCG CCGCCTCCCGGATGATCACCAACAGCCTGAACCGAGACTCCCCACCCGGCACTCCCCCCAGGCGGCCGGACACCAGCACCTCCAAGATCTCTGTCACCGTGTCCAACAAGATGGCAGCAAAGAGTGCCAAGGCTGCCG cagccCTGGCCCGCCGGGAGGAGGAGAGCTTGACTGGTCCCACCAAGCGGCGCCGGGTCACGGCCGAGATGGAGGGGAAGTACATTATCAACATGCCCAAAGGCACCACCCCCCGGACCCGTAAGATCCTGGAGCAGCAGCAGGCAGCGAAAG GTCTCCACAGGACGTCTGTGTTTGACCGCCTTGGCGCCGAGACCAAGGCAGACACGACGACGGGGAATAAA CCCACAGGAGTCTTCAGCCGCCTGGGGGCCACCCCAGAGATGGACGAGGATCTGGCTTGGGACAGTGACAACGACAGCAGCAGCTCTGTCCTGCAGTATGCCGGGGTCCTGAAGAAGCTAGGCCGGGCCCCAGCCAAAGCCAGTCCCCAGCCCGCACCGACTGTCAAAGCCAAGGCCACAAGCTCGGCGGCAACGGCCGCCGCCCCGACGCTGCGGCGCCTGGCTTTTTCCTCACGACCTGGGCTCGAGAGGAAGCCGGAGTCCCTATCCAAAGTCAGCATCATCCAGAGACTGGGCAAGGCTGCCCTTGTGCCGGAGGCCCAGGACAGCCAGGTCACGAGCACCAAGAGTAAGTCCTCGGCTGAGGTCAAGGTCACCATTAAGAGGACTCTGGTGGGGCCCCGGGGGAGCAGCTCCAGCGAGG
- the CUNH19orf47 gene encoding uncharacterized protein C19orf47 homolog isoform X3, with the protein MSVVVFIILLGSRGESLTSGDFGKASQSRWQPSRVMESLPGGQEEQAFQAQAAGSRVKARETMVSVTMATSEWIQFFKEAGIPPGPAVNYAVMFVDNRIQKSMLLDLNKEIMNELGVTVVGDIIAILKHAKVVHRQDMCKAATESVPCSPSPLPGEIRRGACSAASRMITNSLNRDSPPGTPPRRPDTSTSKISVTVSNKMAAKSAKAAAALARREEESLTGPTKRRRVTAEMEGKYIINMPKGTTPRTRKILEQQQAAKGLHRTSVFDRLGAETKADTTTGNKPTGVFSRLGATPEMDEDLAWDSDNDSSSSVLQYAGVLKKLGRAPAKASPQPAPTVKAKATSSAATAAAPTLRRLAFSSRPGLERKPESLSKVSIIQRLGKAALVPEAQDSQVTSTKSPTVRCVLPDPPAPPASQRPPRRRRWRRAGRDC; encoded by the exons ATGTCCGTGGTCGTGTTCATCATCCTACTCGGGAGTAGAGGAGAGAGCCTCACATCTGGGGACTTTGGGAAGGCTTCACAAAGCAGGTGGCAGCCAAGCAGAGTGATGGAGAGCTTGCCAGGAGGACAGGAGGAGCAAGCATTCCAGGCACAG GCTGCAGGGAGCAGAGTGAAGGCGAGGGAGACAATGGTCTCTGTAACTATGG ccactTCCGAGTGGATCCAGTTCTTTAAGGAGGCCGGCATTCCTCCGGGACCTGCTGTCAATTACGCAGTGATGTTTGTGGATAATAG GATCCAGAAGAGCATGCTGCTGGATCTCAACAAGGAAATCATGAATGAGCTGGGCGTGACTGTGGTGGGCGACATCATTGCCATCCTCAAGCATGCCAAGGTGGTGCACCGCCAG GACATGTGCAAAGCTGCCACCGAGTCGGTgccctgcagccccagccccCTTCCAGGCGAGATTCGCCGAGGCGCCTGTAGCG CCGCCTCCCGGATGATCACCAACAGCCTGAACCGAGACTCCCCACCCGGCACTCCCCCCAGGCGGCCGGACACCAGCACCTCCAAGATCTCTGTCACCGTGTCCAACAAGATGGCAGCAAAGAGTGCCAAGGCTGCCG cagccCTGGCCCGCCGGGAGGAGGAGAGCTTGACTGGTCCCACCAAGCGGCGCCGGGTCACGGCCGAGATGGAGGGGAAGTACATTATCAACATGCCCAAAGGCACCACCCCCCGGACCCGTAAGATCCTGGAGCAGCAGCAGGCAGCGAAAG GTCTCCACAGGACGTCTGTGTTTGACCGCCTTGGCGCCGAGACCAAGGCAGACACGACGACGGGGAATAAA CCCACAGGAGTCTTCAGCCGCCTGGGGGCCACCCCAGAGATGGACGAGGATCTGGCTTGGGACAGTGACAACGACAGCAGCAGCTCTGTCCTGCAGTATGCCGGGGTCCTGAAGAAGCTAGGCCGGGCCCCAGCCAAAGCCAGTCCCCAGCCCGCACCGACTGTCAAAGCCAAGGCCACAAGCTCGGCGGCAACGGCCGCCGCCCCGACGCTGCGGCGCCTGGCTTTTTCCTCACGACCTGGGCTCGAGAGGAAGCCGGAGTCCCTATCCAAAGTCAGCATCATCCAGAGACTGGGCAAGGCTGCCCTTGTGCCGGAGGCCCAGGACAGCCAGGTCACGAGCACCAAGA
- the CUNH19orf47 gene encoding uncharacterized protein C19orf47 homolog isoform X4: MSVVVFIILLGSRGESLTSGDFGKASQSRWQPSRVMESLPGGQEEQAFQAQAAGSRVKARETMVSVTMATSEWIQFFKEAGIPPGPAVNYAVMFVDNRIQKSMLLDLNKEIMNELGVTVVGDIIAILKHAKVVHRQDMCKAATESVPCSPSPLPGEIRRGACSAASRMITNSLNRDSPPGTPPRRPDTSTSKISVTVSNKMAAKSAKAAALARREEESLTGPTKRRRVTAEMEGKYIINMPKGTTPRTRKILEQQQAAKGLHRTSVFDRLGAETKADTTTGNKPTGVFSRLGATPEMDEDLAWDSDNDSSSSVLQYAGVLKKLGRAPAKASPQPAPTVKAKATSSAATAAAPTLRRLAFSSRPGLERKPESLSKVSIIQRLGKAALVPEAQDSQVTSTKSPTVRCVLPDPPAPPASQRPPRRRRWRRAGRDC, translated from the exons ATGTCCGTGGTCGTGTTCATCATCCTACTCGGGAGTAGAGGAGAGAGCCTCACATCTGGGGACTTTGGGAAGGCTTCACAAAGCAGGTGGCAGCCAAGCAGAGTGATGGAGAGCTTGCCAGGAGGACAGGAGGAGCAAGCATTCCAGGCACAG GCTGCAGGGAGCAGAGTGAAGGCGAGGGAGACAATGGTCTCTGTAACTATGG ccactTCCGAGTGGATCCAGTTCTTTAAGGAGGCCGGCATTCCTCCGGGACCTGCTGTCAATTACGCAGTGATGTTTGTGGATAATAG GATCCAGAAGAGCATGCTGCTGGATCTCAACAAGGAAATCATGAATGAGCTGGGCGTGACTGTGGTGGGCGACATCATTGCCATCCTCAAGCATGCCAAGGTGGTGCACCGCCAG GACATGTGCAAAGCTGCCACCGAGTCGGTgccctgcagccccagccccCTTCCAGGCGAGATTCGCCGAGGCGCCTGTAGCG CCGCCTCCCGGATGATCACCAACAGCCTGAACCGAGACTCCCCACCCGGCACTCCCCCCAGGCGGCCGGACACCAGCACCTCCAAGATCTCTGTCACCGTGTCCAACAAGATGGCAGCAAAGAGTGCCAAGGCTGCCG ccCTGGCCCGCCGGGAGGAGGAGAGCTTGACTGGTCCCACCAAGCGGCGCCGGGTCACGGCCGAGATGGAGGGGAAGTACATTATCAACATGCCCAAAGGCACCACCCCCCGGACCCGTAAGATCCTGGAGCAGCAGCAGGCAGCGAAAG GTCTCCACAGGACGTCTGTGTTTGACCGCCTTGGCGCCGAGACCAAGGCAGACACGACGACGGGGAATAAA CCCACAGGAGTCTTCAGCCGCCTGGGGGCCACCCCAGAGATGGACGAGGATCTGGCTTGGGACAGTGACAACGACAGCAGCAGCTCTGTCCTGCAGTATGCCGGGGTCCTGAAGAAGCTAGGCCGGGCCCCAGCCAAAGCCAGTCCCCAGCCCGCACCGACTGTCAAAGCCAAGGCCACAAGCTCGGCGGCAACGGCCGCCGCCCCGACGCTGCGGCGCCTGGCTTTTTCCTCACGACCTGGGCTCGAGAGGAAGCCGGAGTCCCTATCCAAAGTCAGCATCATCCAGAGACTGGGCAAGGCTGCCCTTGTGCCGGAGGCCCAGGACAGCCAGGTCACGAGCACCAAGA
- the CUNH19orf47 gene encoding uncharacterized protein C19orf47 homolog isoform X2 has protein sequence MSVVVFIILLGSRGESLTSGDFGKASQSRWQPSRVMESLPGGQEEQAFQAQAAGSRVKARETMVSVTMATSEWIQFFKEAGIPPGPAVNYAVMFVDNRIQKSMLLDLNKEIMNELGVTVVGDIIAILKHAKVVHRQDMCKAATESVPCSPSPLPGEIRRGACSAASRMITNSLNRDSPPGTPPRRPDTSTSKISVTVSNKMAAKSAKAAALARREEESLTGPTKRRRVTAEMEGKYIINMPKGTTPRTRKILEQQQAAKGLHRTSVFDRLGAETKADTTTGNKPTGVFSRLGATPEMDEDLAWDSDNDSSSSVLQYAGVLKKLGRAPAKASPQPAPTVKAKATSSAATAAAPTLRRLAFSSRPGLERKPESLSKVSIIQRLGKAALVPEAQDSQVTSTKSKSSAEVKVTIKRTLVGPRGSSSSEGLGAQMDHAGTVSVFKRLGRRTF, from the exons ATGTCCGTGGTCGTGTTCATCATCCTACTCGGGAGTAGAGGAGAGAGCCTCACATCTGGGGACTTTGGGAAGGCTTCACAAAGCAGGTGGCAGCCAAGCAGAGTGATGGAGAGCTTGCCAGGAGGACAGGAGGAGCAAGCATTCCAGGCACAG GCTGCAGGGAGCAGAGTGAAGGCGAGGGAGACAATGGTCTCTGTAACTATGG ccactTCCGAGTGGATCCAGTTCTTTAAGGAGGCCGGCATTCCTCCGGGACCTGCTGTCAATTACGCAGTGATGTTTGTGGATAATAG GATCCAGAAGAGCATGCTGCTGGATCTCAACAAGGAAATCATGAATGAGCTGGGCGTGACTGTGGTGGGCGACATCATTGCCATCCTCAAGCATGCCAAGGTGGTGCACCGCCAG GACATGTGCAAAGCTGCCACCGAGTCGGTgccctgcagccccagccccCTTCCAGGCGAGATTCGCCGAGGCGCCTGTAGCG CCGCCTCCCGGATGATCACCAACAGCCTGAACCGAGACTCCCCACCCGGCACTCCCCCCAGGCGGCCGGACACCAGCACCTCCAAGATCTCTGTCACCGTGTCCAACAAGATGGCAGCAAAGAGTGCCAAGGCTGCCG ccCTGGCCCGCCGGGAGGAGGAGAGCTTGACTGGTCCCACCAAGCGGCGCCGGGTCACGGCCGAGATGGAGGGGAAGTACATTATCAACATGCCCAAAGGCACCACCCCCCGGACCCGTAAGATCCTGGAGCAGCAGCAGGCAGCGAAAG GTCTCCACAGGACGTCTGTGTTTGACCGCCTTGGCGCCGAGACCAAGGCAGACACGACGACGGGGAATAAA CCCACAGGAGTCTTCAGCCGCCTGGGGGCCACCCCAGAGATGGACGAGGATCTGGCTTGGGACAGTGACAACGACAGCAGCAGCTCTGTCCTGCAGTATGCCGGGGTCCTGAAGAAGCTAGGCCGGGCCCCAGCCAAAGCCAGTCCCCAGCCCGCACCGACTGTCAAAGCCAAGGCCACAAGCTCGGCGGCAACGGCCGCCGCCCCGACGCTGCGGCGCCTGGCTTTTTCCTCACGACCTGGGCTCGAGAGGAAGCCGGAGTCCCTATCCAAAGTCAGCATCATCCAGAGACTGGGCAAGGCTGCCCTTGTGCCGGAGGCCCAGGACAGCCAGGTCACGAGCACCAAGAGTAAGTCCTCGGCTGAGGTCAAGGTCACCATTAAGAGGACTCTGGTGGGGCCCCGGGGGAGCAGCTCCAGCGAGG
- the CUNH19orf47 gene encoding uncharacterized protein C19orf47 homolog isoform X5, translating into MVSVTMATSEWIQFFKEAGIPPGPAVNYAVMFVDNRIQKSMLLDLNKEIMNELGVTVVGDIIAILKHAKVVHRQDMCKAATESVPCSPSPLPGEIRRGACSAASRMITNSLNRDSPPGTPPRRPDTSTSKISVTVSNKMAAKSAKAAAALARREEESLTGPTKRRRVTAEMEGKYIINMPKGTTPRTRKILEQQQAAKGLHRTSVFDRLGAETKADTTTGNKPTGVFSRLGATPEMDEDLAWDSDNDSSSSVLQYAGVLKKLGRAPAKASPQPAPTVKAKATSSAATAAAPTLRRLAFSSRPGLERKPESLSKVSIIQRLGKAALVPEAQDSQVTSTKSKSSAEVKVTIKRTLVGPRGSSSSEGLGAQMDHAGTVSVFKRLGRRTF; encoded by the exons ATGGTCTCTGTAACTATGG ccactTCCGAGTGGATCCAGTTCTTTAAGGAGGCCGGCATTCCTCCGGGACCTGCTGTCAATTACGCAGTGATGTTTGTGGATAATAG GATCCAGAAGAGCATGCTGCTGGATCTCAACAAGGAAATCATGAATGAGCTGGGCGTGACTGTGGTGGGCGACATCATTGCCATCCTCAAGCATGCCAAGGTGGTGCACCGCCAG GACATGTGCAAAGCTGCCACCGAGTCGGTgccctgcagccccagccccCTTCCAGGCGAGATTCGCCGAGGCGCCTGTAGCG CCGCCTCCCGGATGATCACCAACAGCCTGAACCGAGACTCCCCACCCGGCACTCCCCCCAGGCGGCCGGACACCAGCACCTCCAAGATCTCTGTCACCGTGTCCAACAAGATGGCAGCAAAGAGTGCCAAGGCTGCCG cagccCTGGCCCGCCGGGAGGAGGAGAGCTTGACTGGTCCCACCAAGCGGCGCCGGGTCACGGCCGAGATGGAGGGGAAGTACATTATCAACATGCCCAAAGGCACCACCCCCCGGACCCGTAAGATCCTGGAGCAGCAGCAGGCAGCGAAAG GTCTCCACAGGACGTCTGTGTTTGACCGCCTTGGCGCCGAGACCAAGGCAGACACGACGACGGGGAATAAA CCCACAGGAGTCTTCAGCCGCCTGGGGGCCACCCCAGAGATGGACGAGGATCTGGCTTGGGACAGTGACAACGACAGCAGCAGCTCTGTCCTGCAGTATGCCGGGGTCCTGAAGAAGCTAGGCCGGGCCCCAGCCAAAGCCAGTCCCCAGCCCGCACCGACTGTCAAAGCCAAGGCCACAAGCTCGGCGGCAACGGCCGCCGCCCCGACGCTGCGGCGCCTGGCTTTTTCCTCACGACCTGGGCTCGAGAGGAAGCCGGAGTCCCTATCCAAAGTCAGCATCATCCAGAGACTGGGCAAGGCTGCCCTTGTGCCGGAGGCCCAGGACAGCCAGGTCACGAGCACCAAGAGTAAGTCCTCGGCTGAGGTCAAGGTCACCATTAAGAGGACTCTGGTGGGGCCCCGGGGGAGCAGCTCCAGCGAGG
- the CUNH19orf47 gene encoding uncharacterized protein C19orf47 homolog isoform X6, which yields MVSVTMATSEWIQFFKEAGIPPGPAVNYAVMFVDNRIQKSMLLDLNKEIMNELGVTVVGDIIAILKHAKVVHRQDMCKAATESVPCSPSPLPGEIRRGACSAASRMITNSLNRDSPPGTPPRRPDTSTSKISVTVSNKMAAKSAKAAALARREEESLTGPTKRRRVTAEMEGKYIINMPKGTTPRTRKILEQQQAAKGLHRTSVFDRLGAETKADTTTGNKPTGVFSRLGATPEMDEDLAWDSDNDSSSSVLQYAGVLKKLGRAPAKASPQPAPTVKAKATSSAATAAAPTLRRLAFSSRPGLERKPESLSKVSIIQRLGKAALVPEAQDSQVTSTKSPTVRCVLPDPPAPPASQRPPRRRRWRRAGRDC from the exons ATGGTCTCTGTAACTATGG ccactTCCGAGTGGATCCAGTTCTTTAAGGAGGCCGGCATTCCTCCGGGACCTGCTGTCAATTACGCAGTGATGTTTGTGGATAATAG GATCCAGAAGAGCATGCTGCTGGATCTCAACAAGGAAATCATGAATGAGCTGGGCGTGACTGTGGTGGGCGACATCATTGCCATCCTCAAGCATGCCAAGGTGGTGCACCGCCAG GACATGTGCAAAGCTGCCACCGAGTCGGTgccctgcagccccagccccCTTCCAGGCGAGATTCGCCGAGGCGCCTGTAGCG CCGCCTCCCGGATGATCACCAACAGCCTGAACCGAGACTCCCCACCCGGCACTCCCCCCAGGCGGCCGGACACCAGCACCTCCAAGATCTCTGTCACCGTGTCCAACAAGATGGCAGCAAAGAGTGCCAAGGCTGCCG ccCTGGCCCGCCGGGAGGAGGAGAGCTTGACTGGTCCCACCAAGCGGCGCCGGGTCACGGCCGAGATGGAGGGGAAGTACATTATCAACATGCCCAAAGGCACCACCCCCCGGACCCGTAAGATCCTGGAGCAGCAGCAGGCAGCGAAAG GTCTCCACAGGACGTCTGTGTTTGACCGCCTTGGCGCCGAGACCAAGGCAGACACGACGACGGGGAATAAA CCCACAGGAGTCTTCAGCCGCCTGGGGGCCACCCCAGAGATGGACGAGGATCTGGCTTGGGACAGTGACAACGACAGCAGCAGCTCTGTCCTGCAGTATGCCGGGGTCCTGAAGAAGCTAGGCCGGGCCCCAGCCAAAGCCAGTCCCCAGCCCGCACCGACTGTCAAAGCCAAGGCCACAAGCTCGGCGGCAACGGCCGCCGCCCCGACGCTGCGGCGCCTGGCTTTTTCCTCACGACCTGGGCTCGAGAGGAAGCCGGAGTCCCTATCCAAAGTCAGCATCATCCAGAGACTGGGCAAGGCTGCCCTTGTGCCGGAGGCCCAGGACAGCCAGGTCACGAGCACCAAGA